One window from the genome of Acuticoccus sp. I52.16.1 encodes:
- a CDS encoding sarcosine oxidase subunit beta family protein: MTHFSAIELLKSAFTGDRHWTRQWPEAEPKAEYDVVIVGAGGHGLGAAHYLAKEHGITNVAVIDKGWLGGGNTGRNTTIIRSNYLYDESARLYDHAVDLWEGLSQDLNYNVMFSRRGVMMLAHNVHDVQSFKRHIHSNRLNGVDNRWISAREAKEICPPLNIRPDARYPVLGAAWQARAGTARHDAVAWGYARSAASRGVDIIQNCPVTAIRRGPDGAVTGVETVKGFIKAKKVAVSAAGHTSVLMDTAGVRMPLESFPLQALVSEPVKPVFPCVVMSNTVHAYISQSDKGELVIGSGTDQYTSYSQRGGMALIEHTLAAIVEMFPQFSRMRMLRLWGGIVDVTPDRSAILGKTPVPGLFVNCGWGTGGFKATPGAAHVLAHTVATGEPHPINAPFTLERFTTGRLIDEAAAAAVAH, encoded by the coding sequence ATGACGCATTTCTCCGCCATCGAACTCCTGAAGAGCGCCTTCACCGGCGACCGGCACTGGACCAGACAGTGGCCCGAAGCCGAGCCCAAGGCCGAGTACGACGTCGTCATCGTCGGCGCCGGCGGCCATGGCCTGGGCGCGGCGCACTATCTCGCCAAGGAGCACGGCATCACCAACGTCGCCGTGATCGACAAAGGCTGGCTCGGCGGCGGCAACACCGGCCGCAACACGACCATCATCCGCTCCAACTACCTCTACGACGAGAGCGCCCGGCTCTACGACCACGCCGTGGACCTGTGGGAGGGGCTGTCGCAGGACCTCAACTACAACGTCATGTTCTCGCGGCGCGGCGTGATGATGCTCGCCCACAACGTCCACGACGTGCAGTCCTTCAAGCGCCACATCCATTCGAACCGCCTCAACGGGGTCGACAATCGCTGGATTTCGGCCAGGGAGGCGAAGGAGATCTGCCCGCCGCTGAACATCCGGCCGGACGCGCGCTACCCGGTGCTGGGCGCCGCGTGGCAGGCCCGCGCCGGCACCGCACGACATGACGCGGTCGCCTGGGGCTACGCCCGCTCGGCCGCCTCGCGCGGGGTCGACATCATCCAGAACTGCCCCGTCACCGCGATCCGCCGCGGGCCGGACGGTGCGGTGACGGGCGTCGAGACGGTGAAGGGCTTCATCAAGGCCAAGAAGGTCGCGGTATCGGCCGCCGGGCACACTTCGGTCCTGATGGACACCGCCGGCGTGCGCATGCCGCTGGAATCGTTCCCGCTGCAGGCCCTCGTCTCGGAGCCGGTGAAGCCGGTCTTCCCGTGCGTCGTCATGTCCAACACGGTCCACGCCTACATCTCCCAGTCGGACAAGGGCGAATTGGTGATCGGTTCGGGCACCGACCAGTACACCTCCTACTCGCAGCGCGGCGGCATGGCGCTGATCGAGCACACGCTGGCCGCGATCGTCGAGATGTTCCCGCAGTTCTCGCGCATGCGGATGCTGCGCCTGTGGGGCGGCATCGTCGACGTGACGCCGGACCGCTCGGCGATCCTCGGCAAGACGCCGGTGCCGGGCCTGTTCGTGAATTGCGGGTGGGGCACCGGCGGCTTCAAGGCGACGCCGGGCGCGGCGCATGTGCTCGCCCACACCGTCGCCACCGGCGAGCCGCATCCGATCAACGCCCCCTTCACCCTGGAACGCTTCACCACCGGCCGCCTCATCGACGAGGCCGCCGCCGCAGCCGTCGCGCACTGA
- a CDS encoding LysR substrate-binding domain-containing protein, whose amino-acid sequence MSRLRRSVPSLGALAAFEAAARLGGFTKAAGELGVTQAAISRQIRALETDLGKPLFVRGNRQVELTASGRVLAEAVSESFTRMAAAIDEVREGRDVTTLTVSTSLAFSHFWLLPRLPSFRVAHPDVKLSVLSSDFAVDLRLGEADVAIRYGTPPFRDGYSVASLSEMAYPVASPSLVERLPTPVGKEALTTLPLIEAEPRERQWLSWPKWFALAGIDATPRRGVMTFNHYSDAVYAAITGEGVIVGWHQLLERPLADGRLARVGTTSVKPEEGHHVVVASDKLDLPTVGAFVDWITEGFASCS is encoded by the coding sequence ATGTCACGGTTGAGGCGAAGCGTTCCCTCGCTCGGCGCCCTCGCGGCGTTCGAGGCCGCGGCGCGCTTGGGCGGGTTCACGAAAGCGGCCGGCGAGCTGGGGGTCACACAGGCGGCGATCTCCCGCCAGATCCGCGCGCTCGAGACGGATCTGGGAAAGCCGTTGTTCGTGCGCGGCAACCGGCAGGTGGAGCTGACCGCGTCCGGCCGGGTGCTGGCCGAGGCCGTCTCCGAATCGTTCACCCGCATGGCCGCCGCCATCGACGAGGTGCGCGAGGGGCGCGACGTCACGACGCTGACGGTGTCGACCTCCCTCGCCTTTTCGCACTTCTGGCTCCTGCCCCGCCTTCCCTCGTTCCGCGTCGCGCATCCGGACGTGAAGCTCTCGGTGCTCTCCTCGGATTTCGCGGTGGACCTGCGTCTGGGCGAGGCGGACGTCGCCATCCGCTACGGCACGCCCCCCTTCCGCGACGGCTACAGTGTCGCCTCGCTGTCGGAGATGGCCTACCCCGTCGCCAGTCCGTCCCTGGTGGAGCGGCTGCCGACGCCGGTCGGCAAGGAGGCGCTGACCACCCTGCCCCTGATCGAGGCCGAGCCGCGCGAGCGGCAGTGGCTGAGCTGGCCCAAGTGGTTCGCCCTCGCCGGGATCGACGCCACGCCGCGCCGCGGGGTGATGACGTTCAACCACTATTCCGACGCCGTGTACGCCGCGATCACCGGCGAGGGGGTGATCGTCGGCTGGCACCAACTCCTCGAGCGGCCGCTGGCGGACGGGCGGCTGGCGCGGGTCGGCACCACCTCGGTCAAGCCCGAGGAAGGGCACCATGTCGTCGTCGCCAGCGACAAGCTGGACCTTCCCACCGTCGGCGCCTTCGTCGACTGGATCACCGAGGGCTTCGCCAGTTGCAGCTAG
- a CDS encoding NADH:flavin oxidoreductase — MLKRADPLLDPYTFKNVTLKNRIISTAHEPAYTEGGLPKERYRLYHTEKAKGGIGLTMIGGSTCVAPDSPQSFGNIELWRDEAVRWLAELADESHGYGTAVMIQITHLGRRSYWSRGNWLPLIAPSSVREAAHRGYPKAMEDWDIARVLKAYADGAEKVQAAGLDGIEITAYGHLFDQFLSPLTNKRDDAYGGSLENRMRFGFEVLQAIRDRVGPEMILGLRLVCDEDVKNGISRDEGLTIARTYTDSGLIDFINVIRGHLDTEAGLAKVIPGMGARSAPHLDFAGEVKKATRKVTIMHAARIQDVATARHAIESGKLDLVGMTRAHIADPHIVEKIKAGIEERIRPCVGMGYCIDSIYAGEASCVHNAATGREAKMPHHADPTAGAKKKVVVIGAGPGGLEAARVAAERGHDVVVFEAQDQPGGQVRLTAGLQRRKEILGIVDWRVSECERMGVEFRYNSWAEHDDVVSESPDVVVVATGGMPDFSFLEEGEDLATSSWDVLSGATKPAKEVILYDDNGAHPGLTTAEFLARSGSSVRIVTPERTLGPEVGGTSFPPYFKAFSDHGVETSLNLKLTGLRRAGNRLTAVFWDEYGEREVTREADQVVIENGTQPLEQLYFDLKDGSTNYGEIDLDEAIAGTAQTVARNAEGRYTLWRVGDAVASRNIHAAIYDALRLVKSI, encoded by the coding sequence ATGTTGAAGCGTGCCGACCCGCTTCTAGACCCGTACACGTTCAAGAACGTGACGCTGAAGAACCGCATCATCTCGACCGCGCACGAGCCGGCCTACACCGAAGGCGGACTGCCCAAGGAGCGCTACCGCCTCTACCATACCGAGAAGGCGAAGGGCGGCATCGGCCTGACGATGATCGGCGGGTCGACGTGCGTCGCGCCCGATTCGCCGCAGTCCTTCGGCAACATAGAGCTGTGGCGGGACGAGGCGGTGCGCTGGCTCGCCGAGCTGGCGGACGAGAGCCACGGCTACGGCACCGCGGTCATGATCCAGATCACCCACCTCGGCCGGCGCTCCTACTGGTCGCGCGGCAACTGGCTGCCGCTGATCGCCCCGTCCTCGGTGCGCGAGGCGGCCCACCGCGGCTACCCCAAGGCGATGGAGGACTGGGACATCGCCCGCGTCCTGAAAGCCTACGCCGACGGTGCCGAGAAGGTGCAGGCCGCCGGGCTCGACGGGATCGAGATCACCGCCTACGGCCACCTCTTCGACCAGTTCCTGTCGCCCCTCACCAACAAGCGCGACGACGCCTACGGCGGCAGCCTCGAAAACCGCATGCGCTTCGGCTTCGAGGTGCTGCAGGCGATCCGCGATCGCGTCGGCCCGGAGATGATCCTCGGCCTGCGCCTGGTGTGCGACGAGGACGTCAAGAACGGCATCTCCCGCGACGAGGGGCTAACGATCGCGCGGACCTACACCGACTCCGGCCTGATCGACTTCATCAACGTCATCCGCGGCCACCTCGACACGGAGGCCGGCCTCGCCAAGGTCATCCCCGGCATGGGTGCCCGCTCGGCTCCGCATCTCGACTTCGCGGGCGAGGTGAAGAAGGCGACCCGCAAGGTCACCATCATGCACGCGGCCCGCATCCAGGACGTCGCGACGGCGCGGCATGCGATCGAATCCGGCAAGCTCGACCTCGTGGGAATGACGCGGGCGCACATCGCCGACCCGCACATCGTCGAGAAGATCAAGGCCGGCATCGAGGAGCGGATCCGCCCGTGCGTCGGCATGGGCTACTGCATCGATTCCATCTACGCCGGCGAGGCGTCCTGCGTGCACAACGCGGCGACGGGCCGCGAGGCGAAGATGCCGCACCACGCGGACCCGACCGCGGGCGCCAAGAAGAAAGTGGTGGTCATCGGCGCGGGGCCGGGTGGCCTGGAAGCTGCACGAGTCGCTGCCGAGCGGGGACACGATGTGGTCGTGTTCGAGGCGCAGGATCAGCCCGGTGGGCAGGTCCGGCTGACGGCGGGCCTGCAACGCAGGAAAGAAATCCTCGGAATCGTCGATTGGCGGGTCTCCGAGTGCGAACGAATGGGTGTCGAGTTTCGTTACAATAGCTGGGCCGAGCACGACGACGTCGTGTCGGAGAGCCCTGACGTGGTGGTGGTCGCCACCGGGGGAATGCCCGACTTCTCCTTCCTCGAGGAGGGAGAGGATCTTGCGACTTCATCCTGGGATGTTCTGTCCGGTGCGACCAAACCGGCAAAGGAGGTAATCCTATATGATGACAATGGCGCACACCCTGGCCTCACGACGGCCGAATTTCTCGCCCGTAGCGGTTCATCCGTACGTATTGTCACCCCGGAGAGAACCTTGGGTCCGGAGGTCGGAGGCACCTCCTTCCCTCCTTATTTCAAGGCTTTCTCGGATCATGGTGTCGAGACTTCGCTGAACCTGAAGCTGACCGGGCTGCGCCGCGCCGGGAACCGCCTCACCGCCGTCTTCTGGGACGAGTACGGGGAGCGGGAGGTCACGCGTGAGGCCGACCAGGTCGTGATCGAGAACGGCACGCAGCCGCTCGAGCAGCTCTATTTCGACCTCAAGGACGGGTCGACCAATTACGGCGAGATCGACCTCGACGAGGCGATCGCGGGCACCGCGCAGACGGTGGCCCGCAACGCCGAGGGCCGCTACACGCTGTGGCGCGTCGGCGATGCGGTGGCGAGCCGCAACATCCACGCGGCGATCTACGACGCCCTGCGCCTCGTCAAGTCGATCTGA
- a CDS encoding iron ABC transporter permease has product MRGARGTGTSVLVGVAGVLCVATLLPLGALVVSAFAGSTDAVAHYAATVLPQYIFNTVTLVVIVAVLASTAGVSAAWLVTMCRFPGREVFAWALVLPLAMPAYVSAYAYTYLLSHPGPVQTALRDATGWGPHAYWFPDIRSLGGAAFVISMVLFPYVYLMARTAFLQQSSTAFESARIMGRSPWRAFIGVAVPLARPAIVAGLALVCMETLADYGAVSYFGVQTFTTAIYRTWFSLGDRTAAVQLALALVTLVLLVIALERLGRRGRRFSEAGRPFRGLPLSGWRAGLAIAACTLPVAFGFLVPGLTLVWLGVSLDVAWLDARTTRLISNSLTLAFVGGVATVSVAVVIAYARRLSAGRMTQALGQLATFGYAVPGAVIAVGLLIPFGAFDRWLHKLMTATFGVGTGLLLTGTIAAVVFAYVVRFLAVSLNGVEAGMARISPSLDSASRTLGAGQGRTFFRIHAPLLSGGLLTAFLITFVDIMKELPATLILRPFNFDTLAIRANRLASDERLAEASVPSLMIVAVGLIPVVLLSRQIARSSRRRGEVTAVQAEVVVATAGEGEEVAPRAPT; this is encoded by the coding sequence GTGAGAGGCGCGCGCGGTACAGGCACGTCCGTTCTCGTCGGTGTGGCGGGTGTCCTGTGCGTGGCGACGCTGCTGCCGCTCGGTGCGCTCGTCGTCTCGGCCTTCGCCGGCAGCACCGACGCCGTCGCCCACTACGCGGCGACCGTCCTGCCGCAGTACATCTTCAACACCGTCACCCTCGTCGTCATCGTCGCGGTCCTGGCCTCGACGGCCGGGGTCAGCGCGGCGTGGCTCGTCACCATGTGCCGCTTTCCGGGGCGGGAGGTGTTCGCCTGGGCCCTGGTGCTGCCGCTGGCCATGCCCGCCTACGTCAGCGCCTACGCCTACACCTATCTCCTGTCCCACCCCGGTCCGGTGCAGACCGCGCTGCGCGACGCCACCGGCTGGGGCCCGCACGCCTACTGGTTCCCCGACATCCGCAGCCTCGGCGGGGCGGCGTTCGTCATCTCGATGGTCCTCTTCCCGTACGTCTACCTCATGGCGCGCACGGCATTCCTGCAGCAGTCGTCGACGGCGTTCGAGTCGGCGCGGATCATGGGGCGGTCGCCGTGGCGGGCGTTCATCGGCGTGGCGGTGCCGCTGGCCCGGCCGGCGATCGTCGCCGGACTGGCGCTGGTGTGCATGGAGACGCTGGCCGACTATGGCGCGGTCTCCTACTTCGGCGTGCAGACCTTCACCACCGCGATCTACCGCACCTGGTTCTCGCTGGGGGATCGGACGGCGGCGGTGCAGCTGGCGCTCGCCTTGGTGACCCTGGTGCTGCTCGTCATCGCGCTGGAGCGGCTGGGGCGGCGGGGACGGCGGTTCTCGGAGGCGGGTCGCCCGTTCCGGGGCCTGCCGCTATCGGGCTGGCGCGCGGGCCTGGCGATCGCCGCCTGTACGCTGCCGGTGGCGTTCGGCTTCCTGGTGCCGGGCCTGACGCTGGTATGGCTCGGCGTCTCGCTCGACGTCGCCTGGCTCGACGCGCGCACCACGCGGCTCATCTCCAACTCGCTGACGCTCGCCTTCGTGGGCGGCGTCGCGACGGTGAGCGTCGCGGTGGTGATCGCCTACGCGCGTCGCCTGTCGGCCGGGCGGATGACGCAGGCGCTCGGCCAACTCGCGACGTTCGGCTACGCGGTGCCCGGTGCGGTGATCGCGGTGGGGCTCCTGATCCCCTTCGGCGCATTCGACCGGTGGCTGCACAAATTGATGACGGCGACGTTCGGCGTCGGCACCGGCCTGCTCCTGACGGGGACCATCGCCGCGGTCGTCTTCGCCTACGTGGTGCGGTTCCTCGCGGTGTCGCTCAACGGGGTGGAGGCGGGGATGGCGCGGATCTCGCCCTCGCTCGATTCGGCCTCGCGCACGCTGGGGGCGGGGCAGGGGCGCACATTCTTCCGGATCCACGCGCCGCTCTTGTCGGGCGGGCTGCTGACGGCCTTCCTCATCACCTTCGTGGACATCATGAAGGAGCTGCCGGCGACCCTCATCCTGCGCCCCTTCAACTTCGACACGCTGGCGATCCGCGCCAACCGCCTCGCCTCCGACGAGCGGCTCGCCGAAGCGTCGGTCCCGTCGCTGATGATCGTCGCGGTGGGGCTGATCCCGGTCGTGCTGCTGTCCCGGCAGATTGCGCGCTCCAGCCGTCGGCGCGGCGAGGTGACCGCAGTGCAGGCCGAGGTCGTGGTCGCCACGGCCGGCGAGGGCGAAGAGGTCGCGCCGCGGGCGCCCACGTGA
- a CDS encoding hybrid-cluster NAD(P)-dependent oxidoreductase, which yields MRCLAAWDETHDVRSFLLAPEDGGRIAYSPGQFITLRVPGPDGEPVERCYTLSSSAAGERTATITVKKKPGGVLSGHLHATLTPGTSIEVFGPSGQFGPAAVDEKYLLLSAGSGVTPMLSVIRTAADLGIDLDATFLHAARTEHDLIARDDLAAFARRLPRLRLLTVASRANGTWAGERGRLDTGVLGRLVSDLASRTVLCCGPEGFMAAMREACLALGVAPNRYFEESFDFGEVEVEVPADGPLHRITFAKSGKTFDCPENLTILQAARLAGVPMPSSCAKGVCGTCKCMKTSGSVDMNHGGGIRDREVARGFILPCSSRPLSDIVLDR from the coding sequence ATGCGGTGTCTCGCCGCGTGGGACGAGACCCACGACGTGCGCTCCTTCCTGCTGGCCCCCGAAGACGGGGGCCGCATCGCCTATAGTCCCGGCCAGTTCATCACGCTGCGCGTGCCGGGGCCTGACGGGGAGCCGGTGGAGCGGTGCTACACGCTGTCGTCTTCGGCGGCGGGCGAGCGCACGGCGACGATCACGGTCAAGAAGAAGCCGGGCGGCGTTCTCTCGGGCCACCTTCATGCGACGCTGACCCCGGGCACCTCGATCGAGGTGTTCGGTCCGTCCGGCCAGTTCGGTCCCGCGGCGGTGGACGAGAAGTATCTGCTCCTGTCCGCCGGCAGCGGGGTGACGCCGATGCTGTCGGTGATCCGAACCGCGGCGGACCTCGGGATCGACCTCGACGCGACGTTCCTCCACGCGGCCCGGACCGAGCACGACCTCATCGCGCGGGACGACCTGGCGGCCTTCGCGCGCCGGCTGCCGCGGCTGCGTCTACTCACCGTCGCCAGCCGCGCCAACGGCACGTGGGCGGGCGAGCGAGGGCGGCTCGACACGGGCGTGCTCGGCCGGCTCGTCTCGGACCTCGCCTCGCGCACGGTGCTGTGCTGCGGACCGGAGGGGTTCATGGCGGCGATGCGCGAGGCGTGCCTGGCACTCGGCGTCGCGCCGAACCGCTATTTCGAGGAATCGTTCGACTTCGGCGAGGTCGAGGTCGAGGTGCCGGCGGACGGGCCGCTGCACCGCATCACCTTCGCCAAGTCCGGCAAGACGTTCGATTGCCCGGAGAACCTCACCATTCTCCAGGCCGCCCGGCTCGCCGGGGTGCCGATGCCCTCGTCCTGCGCCAAGGGCGTGTGCGGGACGTGCAAGTGCATGAAGACCTCCGGCTCCGTGGACATGAACCACGGCGGCGGAATCCGCGATCGAGAGGTGGCGCGGGGCTTCATCCTGCCCTGCTCAAGCCGCCCTCTGTCTGATATAGTTCTGGACCGCTGA
- a CDS encoding GlxA family transcriptional regulator, whose product MTAPRLSVGFLLTRRFTLCAFANFVDVLRLAADEGDRSRPILCRWSILSATMEPVRSSCGLAVQPDARLGDPARFDYIVVVGGLIDEMDGLDAAAIAFLREAAGAGVPLVGVCTGAFVLHAAGLMQGYRCCVSWFHRDDFLDRFDGLEPVADRIFVVDRDRLTCSGGVSAAHLAAYLVDMHVGRAAARKSLSIMIIDEALPADRAQPSATVDLKTSDQLVRRALGLMRETMAAPIPVTVLADRLGVSRRRLERHFQATLGLTPHEAARKVRLGQAKALLASTDRSITAIAAETGFCDASHLIRVFRAEEATTPEAWRRQAVAGVAS is encoded by the coding sequence ATGACCGCGCCCCGCCTTTCCGTCGGCTTCCTGCTGACACGCCGTTTCACGCTGTGCGCCTTCGCCAACTTCGTCGACGTCCTGCGCCTGGCGGCCGACGAGGGGGATCGCTCGCGCCCGATCCTGTGCCGCTGGTCGATCCTGTCGGCCACGATGGAGCCGGTGCGCTCCTCCTGCGGCCTCGCCGTGCAGCCGGACGCCCGCCTCGGCGACCCGGCACGGTTCGACTACATCGTCGTCGTCGGCGGCCTGATCGACGAGATGGACGGCCTCGACGCCGCCGCCATCGCCTTCCTGCGCGAGGCGGCGGGGGCGGGGGTGCCGCTGGTCGGGGTGTGCACCGGCGCCTTCGTCCTGCATGCGGCGGGGCTGATGCAGGGTTACCGCTGCTGCGTCTCCTGGTTCCACCGCGACGATTTCCTCGACCGGTTCGACGGGCTGGAGCCGGTCGCGGACCGCATATTCGTGGTCGACCGCGACCGGTTGACGTGCTCGGGCGGGGTCTCGGCCGCGCACCTCGCCGCCTATCTGGTGGATATGCACGTCGGACGGGCGGCGGCGCGCAAGAGCCTGTCGATCATGATCATCGACGAGGCTCTGCCGGCCGACCGCGCCCAGCCCTCGGCGACGGTGGATCTCAAGACCAGCGATCAGCTCGTCCGCCGGGCGCTGGGGCTGATGCGCGAGACGATGGCCGCGCCGATCCCGGTCACGGTCCTGGCCGACCGGCTGGGCGTGTCACGCCGCCGGCTGGAGCGGCATTTTCAGGCGACGCTCGGCCTCACGCCGCATGAGGCGGCCCGCAAGGTGCGCCTCGGCCAGGCCAAGGCGCTGCTCGCCTCGACCGATCGTTCGATCACTGCGATCGCCGCCGAGACGGGCTTTTGCGACGCCTCCCACCTGATCCGCGTCTTCCGCGCCGAGGAGGCGACGACGCCGGAGGCGTGGCGCCGCCAGGCGGTCGCCGGCGTCGCGAGCTAG
- a CDS encoding sarcosine oxidase subunit delta, whose translation MILIHCPYCDETLPEAEFAYAGEAHIARPDPSVSDEAWRDFLYIRANPKGPHAERWRHAHGCARYFNAIRDTVTDRVLATYKAGEPRPALGTEDGR comes from the coding sequence ATGATCCTGATCCACTGCCCCTACTGCGACGAGACCCTCCCCGAGGCGGAGTTCGCCTATGCCGGTGAGGCGCACATAGCGCGCCCGGATCCGTCCGTGTCGGACGAAGCCTGGCGTGATTTCCTCTATATCCGTGCCAATCCGAAGGGGCCGCACGCCGAGCGCTGGCGCCACGCCCACGGTTGCGCGCGCTACTTCAACGCCATTCGCGACACCGTGACCGACCGCGTGCTGGCGACCTACAAGGCCGGCGAGCCTCGCCCGGCGCTCGGCACGGAGGACGGGCGATGA
- a CDS encoding SRPBCC family protein, producing the protein MQQVVRQWRAVDPAVDDLGTLIAARRPGYSLPAALYTGTAAFEADVDVVFHRHWIVVGVEADVPEPGDVYAVDIGPTPIVLVRDDAGEIRAFHNTCSHRGAKIVPSGRAIVGKLVCPYHQWTYELTGELTGAPHMGLDFDKALHHLQPIHLRNVAGIIYVCLSNDPPQDMDDFVAAMTPRIAPYDLANTKIAYETDIVEDGNWKLTMENNRECYHCAGNHPELALSFHSSDFGFDPTDLSDDERADAEHLAATYAERTAQWEACGLPSEAIDHVAGHATQFRSQRLIIAGAGESQTLDTRAAVRVPLSEAVATGTGDMHLWTVNGWNHFMGDHAVVFMVLPLGTDKTLVRTKWLVHKDAEEGEDYDLANLISVWTDTNREDAALVKIAHEGAMSAGYRPGPYSRFTERTLDDWCTWYIERMQASGYGV; encoded by the coding sequence ATGCAGCAAGTCGTGCGTCAATGGCGGGCAGTAGACCCCGCCGTCGATGACCTTGGGACGCTGATCGCCGCGCGGCGTCCGGGGTATTCGCTGCCCGCCGCGCTGTACACCGGCACCGCGGCCTTCGAGGCCGACGTCGACGTCGTCTTCCACCGCCACTGGATCGTCGTCGGCGTCGAGGCGGACGTGCCCGAGCCGGGCGACGTCTACGCCGTGGACATCGGCCCCACACCGATCGTCCTGGTGCGTGACGACGCGGGCGAAATCCGGGCCTTTCACAACACGTGCAGTCACCGCGGGGCGAAGATCGTGCCGTCGGGCCGGGCAATCGTCGGCAAGCTGGTGTGCCCCTATCACCAGTGGACCTACGAGCTGACGGGCGAGCTGACCGGCGCCCCGCACATGGGCCTCGACTTCGACAAGGCGCTTCATCACCTGCAACCGATTCACCTGCGCAACGTGGCCGGCATCATCTACGTGTGCCTGTCCAACGACCCGCCGCAGGACATGGACGATTTCGTCGCCGCGATGACCCCGCGCATCGCGCCCTACGACCTCGCCAACACCAAGATCGCCTACGAGACGGACATCGTCGAGGACGGCAACTGGAAGCTCACGATGGAGAACAATCGTGAGTGCTACCACTGCGCCGGCAACCATCCCGAGCTCGCCCTCTCGTTCCACTCGTCCGACTTCGGCTTCGACCCGACCGACCTTTCGGACGACGAACGCGCCGACGCCGAGCATCTGGCCGCCACCTACGCCGAGCGCACCGCGCAGTGGGAGGCCTGCGGGCTGCCGTCCGAGGCGATCGATCACGTCGCCGGCCACGCGACGCAGTTCCGCTCGCAGCGGCTGATCATCGCCGGCGCCGGCGAATCGCAGACGCTCGACACCCGTGCCGCCGTGCGCGTCCCGCTGTCGGAGGCGGTCGCCACCGGCACCGGCGACATGCACCTGTGGACCGTCAACGGCTGGAACCACTTCATGGGCGACCATGCGGTCGTCTTCATGGTGCTGCCGCTGGGGACGGACAAGACGCTGGTGCGGACCAAGTGGCTCGTCCACAAGGACGCCGAGGAGGGGGAGGACTACGACCTCGCCAACCTCATCTCGGTCTGGACCGACACCAACCGCGAGGATGCCGCCCTCGTGAAGATCGCCCACGAGGGCGCGATGTCCGCCGGCTATCGCCCCGGCCCCTATTCGCGCTTCACCGAGCGCACGCTGGACGACTGGTGCACCTGGTACATCGAGCGCATGCAGGCGAGCGGTTACGGGGTTTGA